A stretch of the Nicotiana tabacum cultivar K326 chromosome 6, ASM71507v2, whole genome shotgun sequence genome encodes the following:
- the LOC107779810 gene encoding UV-B-induced protein At3g17800, chloroplastic: METATAFGSSFSICYRPTKASLGGSDFVRFGSQFRNSPSGIKLYPSISHVKLSNKKAAFGSRKCTSIRASLSPSESGRSAAPIAPLQLESPIGQFLSQILTSHPHLVPAAVDQQLEQLQTERDSEQQKEEPSATGTDIVLYRRIAEVKANDRKKALEEILYALVVQKFMDANVSLVPAISPPSSEPSGRVDTWPSQDDKFEHLHSAEANEMIQNHLALILGSRLGDNSAVAQISKLRVGQVYAASVMYGYFLKRVDQRFQLEKTMKVLPQGVDDEDGSFRQVGGEEIRSGDRSDTSSRVTQSHPELSSWSAGSAGTGGFGHGIKPSRLRNYVMSFDGETLQRYATIRSKEAIGIIEKHTEALFGRPEIVITPQGTVDSSKDELLKISFGGLRRLVLEAVTFGSFLWDVESYVDSRYHFVAN, translated from the exons CTTTATCCCTCAATTTCTCATGTGAAGTTGAGTAACAAGAAAGCGGCTTTTGGTAGCAGAAAATGTACCTCAATCAGGGCATCTCTATCACCCTCGGAGTCTGGACGTTCAGCTGCCCCTATTGCTCCACTTCAGCTGGAATCTCCAATTGGCCAATTTCTCTCTCAGATTTTGACAAGTCACCCACATCTTGTCCCTGCTGCTGTAGATCAGCAGCTTGAACAGCTTCAAACTGAACGCGACTCAGAGCAACAGAAGGAAGAACCATCTGCAACCGGTACTGACATTGTCTTGTACAG GAGAATTGCTGAGGTTAAGGCTAATGACAGGAAAAAAGCTTTAGAGGAGATATTGTATGCTTTGGTGGTGCAGAAATTTATGGATGCCAATGTATCTTTAGTTCCTGCAATCAGTCCGCCTTCATCTGAACCTTCTGGTCGGGTTGATACATGGCCCAGCCAAGACGATAAGTTTGAGCATCTTCATTCAGCAGAAGCTAATGAGATGATTCAAAACCACCTGGCTCTCATTCTAGGAAGTCGATTGGGTGATAATTCTGCAGTGGCTCAAATAAGTAAATTAAGAGTAGGCCAAGTTTATGCAGCATCAGTTATGTATGGATATTTCCTCAAGAGAGTGGACCAGAGGTTTCAGCTAGAAAAGACCATGAAAGTCCTTCCTCAGGGTGTAGACGATGAAGATGGTAGCTTTCGGCAAGTGGGAGGAGAGGAGATTAGGTCTGGTGATAGGAGTGATACTTCTTCCAGGGTAACACAATCCCATCCAGAATTGTCATCATGGTCTGCAGGTAGTGCGGGTACTGGAGGGTTTGGCCATGGGATAAAGCCCTCAAGATTGAGAAACTATGTGATGTCATTTGATGGGGAGACACTCCAGAGATATGCCACCATCAGATCCAAAGAGGCCATAGGCATAATTGAGAAACACACCGAAGCACTATTCGGTAGACCTGAGATTGTTATCACCCCTCAAGGCACTGTTGACTCTTCTAAAGATGAACTTCTTAAGATCAGTTTTGGAGGGCTGAGGCGGCTTGTTCTAGAGGCTGTAACTTTTGGGTCTTTCCTCTGGGATGTTGAGAGCTATGTTGACTCAAGATACCATTTCGTtgcaaattaa
- the LOC142182133 gene encoding uncharacterized protein LOC142182133, whose protein sequence is MYSGNTVSYLAFNSKPVYVNDSLHWLRRTDGSVVAFDTKREHVKITNSPEFISCHDSKSIVIANYDYVSSNWRVSHTLDNFITVVDGYNYGFPIWIDGKQTYDSEINGYKIAATPKKDNVISRYLCSFEPTLASVHKTLSDTIRAKHMTAIIAMLDQLKQFITEATKESTELIKNSFGGLRHLVLEAVTFGSFLWDVESYVDSRYHFLGGLID, encoded by the exons ATGTATTCGGGCAATACTGTCAGCTATTTGGCTTTTAATAGTAAACCTGTTTACGTGAATGATTCCTTGCATTGGCTCAGACGAACTGATGGTAGTGTTGTTGCTTTTGATACAAAGAGAGAGCATGTTAAAATTACTAATAGTCCGGAGTTCATCAGTTGTCATGATTCG AAATCCATAGTCATTGCTAATTATGATTACGTAAGCAGCAACTGGAGAGTATCCCACACTTTGGACAACTTCATTACGGTTGTGGACGGCTATAATTATGGTTTCCCAATCTGGATTGACGGCAAACAG ACGTATGATTCTGAGATCAATGGGTATAAAATTGCAGCAACTCCGAAGAAAGACAATGTAATTAGTCGTTACCTCTGTTCATTTGAACCAACGTTAGCCAGTGTCCATAAGACACTCTCAGACACAATCCGCGCTAAACATATGACAGCTATTATTGCAATGTTAGATCAGCTCAAACAATTTATTACTGAAGCCACCA AGGAGAGTACTGAACTTATTAAGAACAGTTTTGGAGGGTTGAGGCATCTTGTTTTGGAGGCTGTAACTTTTGGGTCTTTCCTCTGGGATGTTGAGAGCTATGTTGACTCGCGATACCATTTTCTGGGCGGTTTGATTGATTAA
- the LOC107779811 gene encoding uncharacterized protein LOC107779811 has product MADEKSDAPDAVHTNNTLGNLTANEIVAEKEADAGKSVVKEKSTQDHNNKTVAEKEADAGKAVIEEKNTQDHNNEIVADAGKSEVEADQESDDSYYGHIDVYDFFVDEVPEIESSNINVETVLRKNLRHSDLKRMEGLRLLRKYLDKLKTPLQAPADITLTDQSGEEKKEWKMSVVKTNLGLYLREGWFEYAAKHELEIGDTVIIEALNVPEIKYEIRFDKNVKRPKKPNKAKTEV; this is encoded by the exons ATGGCGGATGAAAAAAGTGACGCACCTGATGCTGTACACACCAATAACACTCTGGGGAATCTCACTGCTAATGA GATTGTCGCTGAAAAAGAAGCTGATGCCGGAAAATCGGTAGTCAAAGAGAAGAGCACTCAAGATCATAACAATAA GACTGTCGCTGAGAAAGAAGCCGATGCCGGAAAAGCGGTAATCGAAGAGAAGAACACTCAAGATCATAACAATGA GATTGTGGCTGATGCTGGAAAATCTGAAGTCGAAGCTGACCAAGAAAGTGACGACTCCTACTATGGTCATATTGATGTATATGATTTTTTTGTTGATGAGGTGCCAGAAATAGAGAG TTCCAATATTAATGTGGAAACAGTGCTTCGTAAGAACTTAAGGCATTCGGATCTCAAACGTATGGAGGGATTGAGGCTACTTCGGAAATACTTAGATAaactgaaaactcctcttcaAGCACCTGCTGATATAACACTAACTGATCAAAGTGGTGAAGAGAAGAAGGAGTGGAAGATGTCAGTTGTGAAAACAAATTTGGGGTTATATCTTAGAGAAGGTTGGTTTGAGTACGCGGCCAAACACGAGTTGGAAATTGGGGATACAGTTATTATTGAAGCACTGAATGTTCCTGAGATCAAGTACGAAATCAGATTTGATAAGAATGTTAAAAGGCCCAAGAAACCGAACAAGGCAAAAACAGAGGTATAG